The nucleotide sequence ACGCCAGGTGCTGGAAGGATGACCGTTCCAGATGATATTAAGCCTATTAAAAAAGCTCCAAAATATCCGAATTTCTCTGGATTTTTAAGAGAAAAAGATAGGTAGTACACAGCAATAATGATAAGAATCGAAGCAATTATGGTTAAGACTCCCGTGACTTTTTTGCTTAGTGCTGGTAGCTTCATAAATGGTAGCTTTTAAAATAGTTGTTTATAATTTTTTCATTGTAGATCTTGGGTTATAAAAGCTTAGATTGATAAGATTAACACAATAGTAAAAAAATAACAACATTTATAAAGATATGACACTATAATATTAGAAGATAATGAGAACAGAGTTACGAACCCGGAGAAACCATTGAAATCTGGGGGATTGTATATGGAAGAGAGTAAATATCCTCGAGTAGTGTTAATGACACCTGCATATAACGAAGAGAATAATATTTCAGTTATTATAAAGAGCGGGTTGAAACTTATAAAATGGGGGACTATAGATGACTTTGTAGTGATAGATGACGGTTCCACAGATAACACGGCCTCTGTAGCAAGAAATCTTGGAGCAAAAGTAATTTCTCTTCCAGAAAATAAAGGGAAGGGCACGGCATTTTTGGAAGGATTATTATATGCAAAAAGAAATGGAGCAGATATTTTGATAAGTGTAGATGCGGATTTAGTCTCCCCTCTTACAGAACGCCAGATAGCAAAGGCTATTCTGATGATTTGGAAAGAAAAACAGAACATGGTGGTTTTTCCTGTTTATGAGGGAGGCGGGTATACTGGGTGCAACTCGTCTGGACAAAGGGCAATAAAAGTCAGCGCATTAAACTTTCTTTTTGAAGGGGATGGTTTAGACATTCGTCTTAGCAACTCAAAACCTGCCAAAAGGTTTATGGAGATGTGCAAAGGGTATGGATTGGAAAAAACACTTGATTATTATATAAAATCTACAAGTTATATTAATAGATTAGACTTTGCAATGAGATTTTTGGAGCCCTTTAGACATATGAGTGCAGGGTGTCAAAATGAAGAAGTTGATAGGTGTCTGGCTATAATTTGGAAGCGAAAAAGAAGGATGGAACTTCTTAAGAGAGTTAGATCGAAAGGGTGGCATAGAAAAAAAGGCTTTATGAAAAAGGTGGCGGCGCATGGTGGGGTGAGCCTTGTCAAAATTCTGACATCATCTAAGCAGGGATAAGAAAATTAAAGATTATTTGTTTTTTATCTTTTGTGTTGTTAGGCATAAGATTTGTAAAGAACATGAGCCTTACGCGGATGCTCTATTTGGCAGGTGAAGCGAATTTTGATTTTGTAGTCATAAAGAAAAGACCAGCTAAACTTTCTTGGAAAGAGAAGAGAATGCTTGAGTCCTACACATTAGCTTTGGCAGAAGAAGGGGAGAACGGCTTAGTAGTCATTAATAAAATTGACAGATCCAGAATTAATGAACTGCAAGAATCCGGCTTCGATGGAAAGGTTGCGCTTGTTTCCACATACTCCGAAATCAAAAAGCTTAAGGAATTGAGAAAAAAGCTTGAAAGCGAGTGGTTTGGAGAGGAGTATATAAGAAGAAATCAAGAATATCTCGATGCTTAAATGGCAGAAACTAATCGTCTGCGTATTTCTCGCTATCCCATTCAAACTCAAGGTTATCTTCCTTTTTTATTAGATAATCCTCCAATACCAAGTAATCGATTCCTGTTCCTGTGAAACACATAAACGCATCATATGGAGTACAGACGATGGGCTCTCCCCGAATATTAAATGAAGTATTAATAAGGATAGGGATGCCTGATAGTTTCCCAAACTCCTTTATTAAATCATAATATTCCTCATTTTGATATCGCCTTATTGTTTGAAGTCTTCCGCTTCCGTCAACATGCGTTACTGCTGGTATTTTTGAGCGCCAGTTCTCCTTGATTGGATAAACCATAAGCATAAAATCGGTGGGCTTTGGGATTGGATAATCACAATCGAAATATTTGGGAGCATCATCTTCGCACACTACCGGAGCAAAAGGTCTAAATAGTTCACGGTGTTTTACCTTCATATTAAGAATATTCTTCATTTGCGGATTGCAAGGATTTGAGAGGATGCTTCGTGCGCCTAGGGCCCTCGGCCCCCATTCCATCCTTCCCTGAAACCAACCAACTATGTTGTTTTCGTAAATTAATTTTGCTGTTTTTGATATCTTTTCCCTTTTACTTGTGAATCGCGTAAATTTTATATCGTTATCTTGTAGAAAAGCAA is from Candidatus Anstonellales archaeon and encodes:
- a CDS encoding glycosyltransferase family 2 protein; this encodes MEESKYPRVVLMTPAYNEENNISVIIKSGLKLIKWGTIDDFVVIDDGSTDNTASVARNLGAKVISLPENKGKGTAFLEGLLYAKRNGADILISVDADLVSPLTERQIAKAILMIWKEKQNMVVFPVYEGGGYTGCNSSGQRAIKVSALNFLFEGDGLDIRLSNSKPAKRFMEMCKGYGLEKTLDYYIKSTSYINRLDFAMRFLEPFRHMSAGCQNEEVDRCLAIIWKRKRRMELLKRVRSKGWHRKKGFMKKVAAHGGVSLVKILTSSKQG